In Anaerolineae bacterium, a genomic segment contains:
- a CDS encoding deoxynucleoside kinase, whose amino-acid sequence MRGIYIAIEGPIGVGKTALARLIQPYFNAQLLLEVFEENPFLEKFYQDRERYAFQTELFFLLNRYHQQQEIVSDALTRGNLISDYTFVKNKLFASLNLKGEELNLYEQLYRILSQKIIVPDLICLLQASTDVLMERIAFRDRPYERNMDRDYIHRLRVAYDEFFSSYDEAPVLRIETDELNFIRKREDLELVVGMINSALKHKTLEKPPPFPLEGGK is encoded by the coding sequence ATGCGTGGGATTTACATCGCTATTGAAGGCCCGATAGGCGTGGGTAAAACCGCCCTGGCGAGGCTTATCCAGCCCTACTTCAACGCTCAGCTTCTACTGGAGGTCTTTGAAGAAAACCCCTTTCTGGAAAAATTTTACCAGGACCGCGAACGATATGCCTTTCAAACCGAGCTGTTTTTCCTCCTGAACCGCTACCACCAGCAGCAGGAAATCGTCTCGGATGCCTTAACCAGAGGTAACCTTATAAGCGACTACACTTTCGTTAAAAACAAACTTTTTGCCTCCCTTAACCTAAAAGGCGAAGAGCTTAACCTCTACGAGCAGCTTTACCGCATCCTATCTCAGAAAATAATCGTCCCTGATCTAATTTGCCTCCTCCAGGCCAGCACTGATGTCCTTATGGAAAGGATTGCCTTCAGGGACCGCCCCTACGAGCGGAACATGGACCGGGACTACATCCACCGCCTCAGGGTGGCCTACGATGAGTTTTTCTCCTCTTACGATGAAGCGCCAGTGCTCCGGATAGAAACCGATGAACTGAATTTTATCCGGAAGAGAGAGGATCTGGAGCTGGTAGTGGGGATGATAAACTCAGCTTTGAAGCACAAAACCCTTGAGAAACCTCCCCCTTTCCCTTTAGAGGGCGGAAAATGA
- a CDS encoding deoxynucleoside kinase, which produces MKRFIAVAGNIGAGKSSLTRLLSERLGWEPFYEVADENPYLLEVYQDMARWCFHSEIFFLARKLHHYCLLLKTPSSVIQDRTIYEDAEVFVENFYREGLMSERDYRTYRQLYEAVISILPPPDLVIYLQASIPTLEKRIAMRGRDYEKKIPREYLEKLNNLYEEWIERYNLSPVLKVPADRLDFVHSSRHLDLIVEKILEKLQSKEVVNFDDLEG; this is translated from the coding sequence ATGAAAAGGTTTATCGCAGTGGCTGGGAATATAGGAGCTGGAAAATCCTCCCTCACCAGACTTCTGAGCGAGAGACTCGGGTGGGAACCTTTCTATGAAGTGGCCGATGAGAACCCTTATCTCCTGGAAGTTTACCAAGACATGGCTCGCTGGTGTTTCCACTCGGAAATCTTCTTCTTAGCCCGCAAGCTCCACCATTACTGCCTGCTCCTGAAAACCCCATCGTCTGTAATCCAGGACCGCACTATCTACGAAGATGCTGAAGTTTTTGTGGAAAACTTTTACCGCGAAGGACTAATGAGCGAACGAGACTATCGGACTTACCGTCAGCTTTACGAAGCTGTAATTTCCATCCTCCCTCCACCGGATCTGGTCATCTACTTGCAAGCATCGATCCCAACCCTTGAAAAACGCATCGCCATGCGAGGCAGGGATTACGAGAAGAAAATCCCCAGGGAATACCTGGAAAAGCTAAACAACCTCTACGAAGAATGGATAGAGCGCTATAACCTGAGCCCGGTCCTAAAGGTTCCGGCTGATCGCCTTGACTTTGTCCACTCCAGCCGACACCTTGACCTTATTGTTGAAAAGATCCTGGAAAAATTGCAGAGCAAAGAAGTGGTAAACTTTGACGACCTGGAGGGATAA
- the lepB gene encoding signal peptidase I, which yields MRKLEAFARELVETVLLSLVLFFLIRTGVENYKVYGSSMEPNFYEGEYIMVNRLSYYFHPPQRGDVIVFRYPKDFRRTFIKRIIGLPGETVEIKWGKVYINGKPLNEPYPLAEATYSWGPTTVGPDEVFVLGDNRNFSSDSHNWGMLPIRYIVGKAWFCYWPPDRWRIIPSYKESLFLSPIPLPEVKE from the coding sequence GTGAGGAAGCTGGAGGCTTTTGCGCGCGAACTTGTGGAAACTGTGCTTTTGAGCCTGGTCCTCTTCTTCCTGATAAGGACGGGGGTTGAGAACTACAAAGTTTACGGCTCCAGCATGGAGCCTAACTTTTACGAAGGCGAATATATAATGGTCAACCGCCTTTCCTACTACTTTCACCCACCTCAGCGCGGTGACGTGATCGTATTCCGTTACCCCAAGGACTTCCGGCGAACCTTCATAAAAAGGATCATAGGGCTCCCCGGCGAGACTGTGGAAATCAAATGGGGCAAGGTGTACATAAACGGCAAACCTTTAAATGAGCCTTACCCCTTAGCAGAGGCAACTTACTCCTGGGGCCCCACCACCGTAGGCCCCGATGAAGTTTTCGTTTTAGGTGACAACAGGAATTTCTCTTCCGATTCTCACAACTGGGGGATGTTACCCATCCGTTACATAGTGGGTAAAGCCTGGTTCTGCTACTGGCCCCCAGACCGCTGGCGGATAATCCCTTCATACAAAGAGAGCCTTTTCTTGAGCCCAATACCCCTCCCGGAGGTGAAAGAATGA
- the deoC gene encoding deoxyribose-phosphate aldolase yields MELAQFFDHTLLKPEANQAQIEKLCQEALRYGFFAVCINPSYVPLAVSILKGTKVKVCSVVGFPLGATLPEVKAFEAEKIIAMGAEEIDMVMNIGAMKSGNYALVREDIASVVAVARRAGALVKVILETALLDPDEKIMACKLAVEAGADFVKTSTGFGPGGATVEDVRLMRETVGEKIGVKAAGGISTLEQALAMIEAGANRIGASRSVKIIQEAEEAWKIHEQSL; encoded by the coding sequence TTGGAGCTCGCCCAATTCTTTGATCATACCCTTCTCAAGCCTGAAGCAAATCAGGCTCAAATCGAAAAGCTTTGTCAGGAAGCCCTCCGGTATGGCTTTTTCGCTGTATGCATTAACCCGAGCTATGTCCCCTTAGCCGTTTCCATCCTTAAAGGGACGAAAGTAAAGGTTTGCAGCGTTGTTGGGTTCCCCCTTGGTGCTACCTTGCCGGAAGTGAAGGCGTTTGAAGCTGAAAAAATTATAGCCATGGGGGCAGAAGAAATTGATATGGTGATGAACATAGGGGCTATGAAGAGCGGCAATTACGCCCTGGTCCGCGAAGATATAGCCAGTGTAGTAGCGGTTGCTCGCAGGGCTGGGGCTCTGGTTAAGGTGATTTTGGAGACAGCCCTTCTAGATCCCGATGAAAAAATTATGGCTTGCAAGCTGGCTGTGGAAGCTGGCGCAGATTTTGTAAAAACCTCAACGGGTTTTGGGCCAGGGGGAGCAACGGTGGAAGATGTGCGCCTTATGCGCGAAACGGTGGGAGAAAAAATAGGGGTCAAAGCGGCAGGTGGTATTTCCACCCTTGAACAGGCTCTGGCTATGATAGAAGCTGGCGCAAACCGCATAGGCGCCAGTCGCAGCGTAAAGATAATCCAGGAAGCAGAGGAAGCCTGGAAAATCCATGAGCAAAGCCTTTAA
- a CDS encoding TIGR03936 family radical SAM-associated protein: MSKAFKLRITFSQTGHLRYISHLDLIKLWERLLRRAAIPLAYSHGFTPHPKITVASPLPVGFEGLEEVMDIALTSFLSPEEFLAKVKPHLPSGLNIIRVEVAKDEPISLPQLLTASEYLVILPECKDKEKLAQDVEELMNKSSLPFRREKGGKVREYDLRPMIKGLKVIESDEPGCALWMLLETSPSATARPEDVLKALGFDGYARVKRLKLHLREEMNHGSKTTGENRN, from the coding sequence ATGAGCAAAGCCTTTAAATTGAGGATAACCTTCTCCCAAACCGGCCATCTCAGGTATATCTCTCACCTGGACTTAATAAAGCTGTGGGAGAGGTTGCTGAGGAGGGCAGCAATCCCTCTGGCTTACTCCCATGGCTTCACTCCACATCCTAAAATAACCGTGGCTTCCCCCCTTCCGGTTGGGTTTGAAGGGCTTGAGGAAGTAATGGATATTGCCTTAACCTCTTTCCTCTCGCCGGAAGAGTTCCTGGCGAAGGTTAAACCCCACCTCCCCAGCGGTCTGAATATAATCCGCGTTGAAGTAGCTAAGGATGAACCTATCTCCCTCCCCCAATTGTTGACAGCCTCAGAATACCTGGTAATCCTGCCCGAATGCAAGGATAAAGAAAAGCTGGCTCAGGATGTGGAAGAATTAATGAACAAAAGCTCTCTACCATTCCGGCGCGAAAAGGGAGGAAAAGTCCGCGAATACGACCTGAGGCCCATGATAAAGGGACTGAAAGTAATAGAGAGCGATGAGCCTGGGTGTGCTTTGTGGATGCTCCTTGAGACAAGCCCGTCGGCTACCGCAAGACCGGAAGACGTGCTCAAAGCTTTGGGGTTTGATGGATATGCCAGAGTGAAACGCTTAAAACTCCATTTAAGGGAGGAAATGAACCATGGCTCTAAAACCACTGGGGAAAATCGGAATTGA